In the genome of Nonlabens sp. MB-3u-79, one region contains:
- a CDS encoding alpha/beta fold hydrolase, which produces MLHSIILGEGQPFLILHGFLGMADNWKTLGAKWSENGYQVHLIDQRNHGRSLHSDTFSYEIMAQDIKEYCDAHQLQNIILLGHSMGGKVAMKFASLYESYLNKLIIADIAPKEYAPHHSDIINGLRSIDFDIVKSRNEADEMLGKVIPDFGTRQFLLKSLYRVDKNRYGWRFNLKVLGAAQDKVGIQEPIVNPINTPTLFIRGGKSGYILDSDMMLIEHAFAKAELKTIKGAGHWLHAEKPQEFYSFVENFVI; this is translated from the coding sequence TTCTACATGGGTTTTTAGGAATGGCAGACAATTGGAAGACACTTGGTGCTAAATGGAGTGAAAACGGGTATCAAGTTCATTTGATTGACCAGCGCAATCACGGTCGCAGCTTGCACAGCGATACATTTAGTTACGAGATCATGGCTCAAGACATCAAAGAGTACTGTGACGCGCATCAACTTCAAAACATCATACTTCTAGGTCATAGTATGGGCGGTAAAGTAGCGATGAAATTTGCTTCCCTTTATGAGTCTTATCTCAATAAACTCATCATTGCAGACATTGCTCCTAAAGAATATGCTCCCCACCATAGCGATATCATCAACGGCCTGAGAAGTATAGATTTTGACATCGTCAAGTCTCGCAATGAGGCCGATGAAATGTTAGGGAAAGTGATTCCTGATTTTGGTACGCGCCAGTTTTTACTGAAAAGTCTCTATCGAGTTGATAAAAATCGATACGGGTGGCGTTTTAATCTAAAAGTTCTAGGCGCAGCACAAGATAAAGTTGGTATTCAAGAACCTATTGTTAATCCCATAAATACGCCCACTTTATTTATACGAGGTGGAAAGTCTGGATATATTTTAGATAGTGATATGATGCTTATAGAGCACGCTTTCGCGAAAGCGGAATTAAAAACAATAAAAGGAGCAGGACACTGGCTTCATGCCGAGAAACCTCAAGAATTCTACTCTTTTGTTGAGAATTTCGTAATATAA